From a region of the Helianthus annuus cultivar XRQ/B chromosome 5, HanXRQr2.0-SUNRISE, whole genome shotgun sequence genome:
- the LOC110943155 gene encoding uncharacterized protein LOC110943155 yields MHGDVFITSKGSKPLNMQDLRDKPSLFSKPLNIDGYPLLARRGVTQQEQKVINVIDELEKVTVQVPLVISTNDSNDGQNQECSQPDQNPEEGENVKGFRGSYADRVKINTSVKREVNFRLLESLESVEEADVVIPKEAVRQVQKKFENVLYGYFLGDRLPFPVVDYYVKNVWAKYGFVKLMMNSDGFFFFKFDSKEGMLKVLENGPWLIRKVPLFLNVWGPTVSLKKEGIKSVPVWIRLHNVPLAVYTDDGLSLLASKVGIPKRLDSYTADMCIENWGRTSYARAMVEINADKELKSHVVVAIPKMDEEGFVMERVRVEYEWKPLRCETCCLFGHTMSSCPRASKEKAKQVIIDDEGFIMDKRKTAKHGFPQKKPKPKFVYKPKQSTAGASTSGTKNQGDVKEAEPVVSLHNKYDMLGEGGSNSGNLNGRSSSEPKNNAVDGTSKEDKNSNNQKSNLEGDEELIDPCQPEISSFMSANKKKAWNIRGLNRPLKQREVQQVVKDNRLSVCAILESHVEVSKLSKVCNRVFRQWEWTSNGGVCNRGTRIIIGWNNDLVDLMVLAQTDQVVHVKLKSIALDTRVFVSFVYAKNTYQERRELWRDLMMHKLVVNNQPWIVLGDFNSALYLDDVLHGSSNPTIGMRDFFECVQQMELLDIPGHGLHFTWNQKPKEGIGILKKIDRVMGNVSFLDVFPNAHVLYHPYRVSDHTPCILKLDQVRRPKPKPFKFANFIANKEEFKACVVSEWSRSIEGIPMISVVKKLRNLKSPLRKLLHDQGNLHTKVKELRLQLDDIHRQIDIKPFDATLRENETELIKKFHIASYDEESFLKQKAKLEWLSAGDGNTSFFHNFVKSRNARNKIHLIRDANGIQHEGVDVEKALVDHYANFLGIEAEVEELNMEGLFVNTVNPDLADHMIRPVTREEVKAAMFSIADNKAPGPDGYTSVFFKKAWDVVGDEVSTAILQFFENGKLLQQVNHTIIALIPKVSTPASVLEYRPISCCNVILKCISKILSERIKGSLGSLVDISQSAFIPGRKISDNILLTQELMHNYHLHKGKPRCAFKIDIQKAYDTVSWKFLKSILTRFGFPPKMVGWIMTCVSTVSFSLCINGNLCGYFKGRRGLRQGDPISPYLFTLVMEVLSLLLHKAADDHPAFRYHDKCKLQKIINVSFADDLFIFANLDLVSIRIMRDALELFTRTSGLNPNLAKSTVFFSNVSSQMKQEICSLLPFQEGELPVKYLGVPLISTKLSSKDCKILVDRVDKKIDQWLNKSLSLAGRLQLIKSVISAMHVYWASVFMLPVRIVTDIEKRMRNFLWSGGVAKGSTPKVAWKNVCLPKSEGGLGIRRIHDSNKALLANHVWSILTKRDSLWVKWVHSYRIKGRNFWELPFRGSMTWGWRKILSIRSSIRPFIWFLIRDGTEANAWNDNWCAYSPLRDFITPRRIHGAGFSMRSSVSDLIDTHNGWKWPIAWFDLYPVLINLMPPSMVHNVPDKLVWKNRQGNVSEFSASEAWESIRVRGEEVDWVSLVWFGQSIPRHSFHLWLVIKNKLKTQDRMGVWDAGSATNLNLMCCPLCNQGKDSRDHLFFRCSYALQVWNRVKDMAYMDSIDENWDSIIAWLSQHAINNSAKSIVSKLVVAASSYFIWQERNNRLFSRTQRNATVIANIVLHTVRLKLMTFKAGKSMKHPLMLERWKFQVKALSIDPG; encoded by the exons ATGCATGGGGATGTTTTTATTACTTCGAAGGGATCAAAGCCGTTGAATATGCAGGATTTACGTGATAAACCTTCATTATTCAGCAAACCACTGAATATTGATGGTTACCCATTGTTGGCTCGGCGTGGAGTTACTCAGCAAGAACAGAAAGTCATCAATGTTATTGATGAATTGGAAAAAGTGACAGTTCAGGTTCCTCTAGTGATATCTACTAATGATAGTAACGATGGGCAGAATCAGGAGTGTTCTCAACCTGATCAAAATCCTGAGGAGGGAGAGAATGTCAAGGGTTTCCGAGGCTCATATGCGGATAGAGTGAAGATCAATACGTCAGTTAAGCGTGAGGTAAACTTCAGGCTGCTTGAATCGTTAGAGAGTGTGGAGGAGGCAGACGTTGTTATCCCTAAGGAAGCAGTACGTCAGGTACAAAAGAAGTTTGAAAATGTTCTTTACGGTTACTTTCTAGGTGATAGATTGCCTTTTCCCGTTGTTGATTACTATGTCAAGAATGTATGGGCAAAGTATGGGTTCGTTAAGCTTATGATGAATTCAGAcggttttttctttttcaaatttgattCCAAGGAGGGTATGCTTAAGGTTCTTGAGAATGGCCCATGGCTGATAAGAAAAGTGCCATTATTTCTGAACGTATGGGGTCCGACTGTAAGTTTAAAGAAGGAAGGTATTAAGTCGGTTCCAGTATGGATCAGGTTACATAATGTTCCTTTGGCCGTGTACACAGATGATGGTTTGAGTTTGTTAGCCTCTAAGGTGGGGATCCCGAAAAGGTTAGATAGTTATACGGCGGATATGTGCATCGAGAATTGGGGTAGAACTAGTTATGCACGTGCAATGGTTGAGATAAATGCTGATAAGGAGCTAAAATCTCATGTAGTGGTTGCTATCCCTAAAATGGATGAAGAAGGATTCGTGATGGAAAGAGTTAGAGTTGAATATGAATGGAAACCTCTCCGTTGTGAAACTTGTTGTTTATTTGGCCATACTATGTCCTCATGCCCTAGGGCTTCTAAGGAAAAAGCAAAGCAGGTAATAATTGATGATGAGGGTTTCATAATGGATAAAAGAAAGACTGCCAAACATGGCTTTCCACAAAAGAAACCAAAGCCGAAGTTTGTTTACAAACCTAAGCAAAGCACGGCAGGTGCTAGTACTTCGGGTACCAAAAACCAAGGAGACGTAAAAGAAGCTGAACCGGTTGTGAGTTTACATAACAAATACGATATGCTAGGAGAGGGTGGTTCCAATTCAGGTAATCTAAATGGCCGGAGCTCTTCAGAGCCGAAAAACAATGCAGTGGATGGAACAAGTAAAGAGGATAAGAATTCAAATAATCAGAAGTCGAACTTGGAGGGAGATGAAGAATTAATAGACCCATGTCAGCCGGAAATTTCATCCTTCATGTCAGCGAATAAGAAGAAGG CATGGAATATAAGGGGCTTGAACCGGCCCCTGAAACAAAGAGAGGTTCAGCAAGTAGTGAAAGATAATCGGTTGAGTGTTTGTGCCATTCTGGAATCTCATGTGGAGGTGTCAAAGCTTTCTAAGGTTTGCAATAGAGTTTTCAGACAATGGGAGTGGACTTCAAATGGTGGTGTTTGTAATAGAGGTACTCGAATCATAATAGGTTGGAACAATGATTTGGTGGATCTTATGGTCCTGGCCCAAACGGATCAGGTCGTGCATGTTAAACTCAAGTCAATAGCTCTGGACACTCGTGTGTTTGTGTCTTTTGTTTATGCGAAGAATACTTATCAGGAGCGTAGGGAATTATGGCGTGATTTGATGATGCATAAGTTGGTTGTTAATAACCAGCCGTGGATTGTGCTAGGGGATTTTAACTCGGCCCTCTACTTGGATGATGTTTTACATGGCTCGTCTAATCCGACAATAGGAATGAGGGACTTCTTTGAGTGTGTTCAACAGATGGAGCTTCTTGATATCCCCGGGCATGGGCTCCATTTTACGTGGAACCAAAAGCCAAAGGAAGGGATTGGTATCCTTAAGAAGATAGATCGGGTTATGGGGAATGTTAGTTTCTTGGATGTGTTTCCTAATGCTCATGTGCTCTATCACCCTTATAGGGTGTCGGACCATACGCCGTGTATTCTTAAACTGGATCAAGTTCGCCGTCCTAAACCCAAGCCGTTTAAATTCGCTAATTTTATAGCCAACAAAGAGGAGTTCAAAGCTTGTGTTGTTTCCGAATGGAGTAGAAGTATAGAGGGCATTCCGATGATTTCTGTGGTAAAAAAGCTTCGGAATCTTAAATCCCCGTTAAGGAAGCTGCTTCATGATCAAGGTAATTTACATACTAAAGTCAAAGAGTTGAGATTGCAGCTGGATGATATCCACCGTCAAATTGATATTAAGCCGTTTGATGCTACGCTTCGGGAAAACGAAACTGAACTTATAAAAAAGTTCCATATTGCTTCTTATGATGAGGAatcttttttaaaacaaaaagctAAGCTGGAATGGCTAAGTGCGGGAGATGGCAATACATCTTTCTTTCACAATTTTGTTAAAAGTAGGAATGCCAGGAATAAAATCCACTTGATTCGAGATGCTAATGGTATTCAGCATGAAGGAGtggatgttgagaaagcattagTTGACCACTATGCTAATTTTTTGGGTATTGAAGCTGAAGTGGAAGAGTTAAACATGGAAGGCCTCTTTGTGAACACCGTAAATCCGGATCTTGCTGATCACATGATTCGGCCAGTGACACGTGAGGAAGTCAAGGCGGCTATGTTCAGTATTGCTGATAACAAGGCCCCGGGTCCTGATGGATATACATCGGTGTTTTTTAAGAAAGCTTGGGATGTAGTTGGTGATGAAGTTTCGACTGCAATTCTTCAATTTTTTGAGAATGGTAAACTGCTTCAGCAGGTAAACCATACAATAATTGCCTTGATTCCCAAAGTTTCTACTCCTGCTTCGGTTTTGGAGTATAGACCGATATCCTGTTGCAATGTCATTCTTAAATGCATAAGTAAGATCTTGTCGGAGAGAATTAAAGGTAGTTTGGGTAGCTTGGTTGACATCAGCCAATCGGCTTTTATTCCTGGCAGAAAAATCTCGGACAATATCCTTCTTACGCAGGAACTTATGCACAACTATCATTTACATAAGGGGAAGCCGAGGTGTGCCTTCAAAATTGATATCCAGAAAGCATACGACACTGTCAGCTGGAAGTTTCTCAAATCTATCCTAACCAGGTTTGGATTCCCTCCTAAAATGGTGGGATGGATTATGACGTGTGTCTCTACTGTGTCGTTTTCTCTTTGCATTAATGGGAATCTTTGTGGTTACTTCAAAGGGAGGAGGGGGCTTAGACAGGGTGATCCTATATCCCCCTATCTGTTTACTTTAGTCATGGAGGTTCTTTCTTTATTATTACATAAGGCAGCTGATGATCATCCTGCTTTTCGGTACCATGATAAGTGTAAACTTCAGAAGATTATTAATGTGTCCTTCGCTGATGACTTGTTCATTTTTGCTAATCTGGATTTGGTGTCCATTCGTATTATGAGGGATGCGTTGGAGTTATTCACGAGAACTTCGGGTCTTAACCCGAATTTAGCGAAAAGCACAGTCTTTTTCAGCAATGTTTCGTCTCAGATGAAGCAAGAGATTTGCTCCCTTCTTCCGTTTCAAGAGGGAGAGCTCCCTGTTAAGTACTTGGGAGTTCCGCTGATTTCAACCAAGCTTTCCTCGAAGGATTGCAAAATTCTAGTGGATCGGGTTGACAAGAAAATTGATCAGTGGTTAAACAAGTCTCTTTCTCTTGCAGGAAGGCTCCAGTTAATTAAGTCGGTTATTTCGGCTATGCATGTATACTGGGCATCTGTGTTTATGCTTCCGGTCCGTATAGTTACAGACATTGAAAAGCGTATGCGTAATTTTCTTTGGAGTGGTGGGGTGGCTAAGGGTTCTACTCCGAAAGTTGCTTGGAAGAATGTTTGCCTTCCAAAATCCGAAGGCGGCCTGGGCATTAGAAGAATTCATGACTCGAATAAAGCGCTTCTTGCTAATCATGTGTGGAGTATTCTTACTAAGCGGGATTCTCTCTGGGTAAAATGGGTTCATTCGTACAGGATCAAAGGGAGAAACTTTTGGGAGCTTCCTTTTCGTGGTAGTATGACATGGGGGTGGAGAAAAATCTTATCTATCCGGTCCTCTATTCGTCCGTTCATTTGGTTCTTGATTCGTGACGGTACGGAGGCTAATGCTTGGAATGACAACTGGTGTGCTTATAGCCCTTTGCGGGATTTCATTACCCCTAGACGAATTCATGGGGCGGGGTTTAGCATGCGATCTTCAGTGTCAGATCTCATTGATACTCATAATGGGTGGAAGTGGCCGATTGCTTGGTTTGACCTTTATCCAGTTTTGATTAATTTAATGCCTCCGAGTATGGTTCATAATGTTCCTGATAAGCTCGTTTGGAAGAATAGGCAGGGCAACGTCTCAGAATTCAGTGCTAGTGAGGCTTGGGAGAGTATTCGGGTGCGCGGTGAGGAGGTGGATTGGGTTAGCTTGGTTTGGTTCGGTCAGAGTATTCCGAGACATTCTTTCCACTTGTGGCTTGTTATTAAGAATAAGCTAAAAACCCAGGATCGAATGGGAGTTTGGGATGCTGGAAGTGCAACTAATTTAAATCTAATGTGCTGTCCTCTGTGCAATCAGGGTAAGGATTCTCGGGACCATTTATTTTTTCGATGCTCCTATGCTTTGCAAGTGTGGAATCGGGTGAAGGATATGGCTTATATGGATTCGATTGATGAAAATTGGGATTCCATTATTGCTTGGCTTTCTCAACATGCTATTAATAATTCAGCGAAAAGTATTGTCAGTAAGTTGGTGGTTGCGGCTTCGTCTTATTTCATATGGCAAGAAAGAAACAACAGGCTGTTTTCTAGAACACAGCGAAATGCTACAGTGATCGCAAACATTGTTCTTCATACAGTTCGCCTAAAGCTGATGACTTTCAAGGCTGGGAAAAGTATGAAACACCCGCTGATGCTAGAGAGATGGAAGTTCCAAGTGAAGGCGCTAAGTATTGATCCGGGCTAG
- the LOC110943156 gene encoding uncharacterized protein LOC110943156 — MDERKKSEGDVHAGRYKPPFSSASFQGLASRVVDIDGKTLVPRRGFFPATNNEQGKFNVIDELTKITVPVTEGSANREHNSDDVPNLNKVDDVTKPVSYAESLINANNRKINFRSLASSDRRDDCDVVLPKDSVRVVTDKLANTLYGYFLGDRIAYPVVDYFVKNNWKKYGLQKSMMNANGFFFFKFADRSGMMSVLEEGPWIIRSQPMFLCEWNPSSKLVKSEVKKVQLWVKIHDVPLAAYTEDGLSLIATAIGEPKLLDSYTTSMCLDSWGRSSYARALIEVSADKDLKEEITMAIPDLQGEGYVKESMYVEYEWNPHRCSLCCVFGHADDHCPRQPKKMVKQNNGDKQNKPFDAGKRYDKRPVVDEEGYTGVQPKKVARKAGFPINKPKPKFEYRPVGPKPKAASNKPESTNSVFSHNPFSVLNSVDDFQVGESSKDGGGENQLSDDEEVIEVYNETDEFIMEGTTNPQKKQGASTPSQGVSNVLESHVDVNNLRKVCNSVFCRWEWTSNGGICDKGTRIIIGWNPDVFDLMVLAQTPQVMHLQLFLKEDKKWFFCSVVYAANYYINRRVLWSQLSMHKQMVGDKAWIIMGDFNSALHLDDKSLGASSISTGMRDFQACVSEIEVMDINQSGFHYTWNQKLKRGVGLLKKLDRVMGNMPFITEFPNAMAVFYPYRLSDHSPCVLTIKKAAATKRQPFKFANFLVHKPKFLNIVKNGWEMNVNGVHQFRVVKKLKCLKSPLRALLFNQGNLHKKVADLRDNLDDIQTKIDKDPMNADLRTIETKLNAELQVASLDEERFLKQSLRWSG, encoded by the exons ATGGATGAACGTAAGAAATCGGAGGGGGATGTGCATGCTGGTCGTTACAAGCCGCCATTCTCATCTGCTTCATTCCAGGGTTTAGCGTCAAGAGTTGTTGATATTGATGGCAAAACCCTAGTGCCGCGGCGGGGGTTCTTTCCGGCTACTAATAACGAGCAGGGTAAGTTTAATGTGATAGATGAATTGACTAAAATTACTGTTCCAGTTACTGAGGGAAGTGCTAATCGTGAGCATAACTCTGATGATGTTCCGAATTTAAACAAGGTCGATGATGTGACTAAACCTGTGTCATATGCTGAATCGCTGATCAATGCTAATAATCGGAAGATAAACTTTAGATCACTTGCTAGTTCTGATCGACGTGATGATTGTGATGTAGTTCTACCGAAAGACTCCGTTCGGGTTGTCACGGACAAACTTGCTAATACGTTATATGGGTATTTCCTGGGAGATCGGATTGCTTATCCGGTGGTTGACTATTTCGTGAAGAATAACTGGAAAAAATATGGGCTGCAAAAATCAATGATGAACGCTAACgggtttttcttttttaagtttgcTGATCGGTCAGGTATGATGTCTGTTCTTGAGGAGGGTCCATGGATTATTAGATCCCAACCGATGTTTTTATGTGAATGGAATCCAAGCTCTAAGCTGGTTAAGTCGGAGGTGAAAAAAGTCCAATTATGGGTTAAAATTCATGATGTTCCGTTAGCTGCTTACACGGAGGATGGCCTTAGCTTGATTGCCACAGCAATTGGTGAACCAAAGTTGCTTGACTCATATACTACTTCGATGTGTTTAGATTCTTGGGGTCGAAGCAGTTATGCTAGGGCTTTGATTGAAGTGTCGGCTGATAAAGATCTCAAAGAGGAAATCACAATGGCTATACCGGATCTTCAAGGGGAAGGGTATGTTAAGGAGAGTATGTACGTGGAATATGAATGGAACCCTCATAGGTGTTCTCTATGTTGTGTGTTTGGCCATGCAGATGATCATTGCCCCAGGCAACCTAAAAAGATGGTTAAACAAAACAATGGGGATAAGCAAAATAAGCCGTTTGATGCTGGTAAACGTTATGACAAACGCCCGGTTGTTGATGAGGAAGGATATACGGGTGTTCAGCCGAAGAAAGTGGCTCGGAAGGCGGGGTTTCCAATCAACAAGCCAAAACCGAAATTTGAATATAGACCGGTGGGTCCAAAACCAAAGGCAGCTAGCAATAAACCGGAGTCGACTAACTCAGTATTTTCTCACAACCCGTTTTCTGTGCTAAATAGTGTTGATGATTTCCAAGTTGGGGAATCTAGTAAAGATGGAGGTGGTGAAAACCAATTGTCGGATGATGAAGAAGTTATTGAAGTTTATAATGAAACAGATGAGTTTATCATGGAAGGTACTACTAATCCGCAAAAAAaacaaggggcaagcactccttctcaAGGGGTTTCCAATG TTCTGGAGTCGCATGTGGATGTGAATAACCTTAGGAAGGTGTGTAATTCAGTTTTCTGTCGTTGGGAATGGACATCGAATGGAGGTATTTGTGATAAGGGAACGCGTATTATCATAGGGTGGAACCCGGATGTTTTTGATCTTATGGTTTTGGCTCAAACCCCTCAAGTGATGCATCTCCAATTGTTTCTGAAAGAGGATAAAAAGTGGTTTTTTTGCTCGGTAGTGTATGCAGCTAACTATTACATAAACCGGCGTGTCTTATGGTCCCAGTTGTCTATGCATAAACAGATGGTTGGTGATAAAGCTTGGATCATTATGGGTGATTTCAACTCGGCCTTGCATTTAGATGACAAATCTTTGGGTGCGTCTTCCATATCAACGGGTATGAGAGATTTCCAAGCGTGTGTTTCAGAAATTGAAGTCATGGATATTAATCAGTCAGGCTTTCATTACACATGGAATCAAAAGCTGAAGAGGGGTGTAGGTCTTCTCAAGAAACTGGATCGTGTGATGGGTAATATGCCGTTTATTACTGAGTTCCCTAATGCTATGGCTGTGTTTTACCCGTACAGGTTGTCGGATCATTCGCCTTGTGTCCTCACGATTAAAAAAGCTGCTGCCACTAAACGCCAGCCTTTTAAATTCGCGAACTTTTTGGTTCACAAACCTAAATTTCTTAACATTGTAAAGAATGGTTGGGAGATGAATGTTAATGGGGTTCACCAGTTCCGAGTTGTGAAAAAGCTGAAATGCCTAAAGAGTCCGTTGCGTGCTTTATTATTTAATCAGGGTAATCTTCATAAAAAGGTGGCTGACTTAAGGGATAATCTTGATGATATTCAGACTAAGATTGATAAGGATCCAATGAATGCTGATTTGCGCACCATCGAGACAAAATTAAATGCTGAGTTACAGGTTGCTTCTCTTGATGAGGAAAGATTCTTGAAACAAAGTCTAAGATGGAGTGGCTGA